The following proteins come from a genomic window of Chrysiogenia bacterium:
- a CDS encoding NCS2 family permease — MDAAKPQPWFVAGDLDGFFGLAIDNLIQFLLILGLCTAVLGFPVDLVLGSVLPGAAVSVLIGNVFYAWQAQQLSARTGRTDVTALPYGINTVSLFAYVFLVMLPVKIHAQSSGASPEEAARLAWQVGLAACLVSGLFETAGSFIADWIRRNTPRAALLSTLAGIAISFISIDFAVQTFESPLVALLPLGVILTTYFSHTKMPFRIPGGAYAVGLGTIAAWLLFAAGAEDALVSGAGVSSAAETVGFYFPVPVIGDLIAGMTNPLAYQYLVPVMLPMGLFNILGSLQNIESAEAAGDSYPTMPSMVVNGVGSVAAAAFGSCFPTTIYIGHPGWKGLGARSGYSILNGVFFTVVALFGLTYFINSLVPMQAGMAIVLWIGIIITAQAFQATDRNHAAAVAVGLFPAIAGWGLLVLSQTLGAAGFAEGDFALAGRVLENEGAFAANGLHLKGLVAISQGFMITCMVWSAISAHLIDRKFRQAMYWALAGGGFAFFGFTHAGTLTPAGALYDIGFASGWRWAVGYWLCAAFFFAMEFWAGKEGEHTNPREI, encoded by the coding sequence ATGGATGCCGCCAAGCCCCAGCCCTGGTTCGTCGCGGGCGACCTCGACGGATTTTTCGGGCTGGCAATCGACAACCTCATCCAGTTTCTGCTCATCCTCGGGCTCTGCACCGCGGTGCTCGGGTTCCCCGTGGACCTGGTGCTCGGCTCGGTGCTGCCCGGCGCCGCGGTCTCCGTGCTCATCGGCAACGTCTTCTATGCCTGGCAGGCCCAGCAGCTCTCGGCCCGCACCGGGCGCACCGATGTCACGGCGCTTCCCTACGGCATCAACACGGTCTCGCTCTTCGCCTACGTCTTCCTCGTCATGCTGCCGGTGAAGATCCACGCGCAGAGCAGCGGCGCGAGCCCCGAAGAGGCCGCGCGTCTGGCCTGGCAGGTGGGGCTGGCCGCATGTTTGGTATCGGGACTCTTTGAGACAGCGGGTTCGTTCATTGCCGACTGGATTCGCAGGAACACCCCGCGCGCGGCGCTGCTGTCCACGCTTGCGGGAATTGCGATCAGTTTCATCAGCATCGACTTCGCGGTGCAGACTTTCGAGTCACCGCTGGTGGCGCTGCTCCCGCTCGGCGTGATCCTGACGACCTATTTCTCGCACACGAAGATGCCGTTTCGCATTCCCGGCGGCGCCTACGCCGTGGGGCTGGGAACCATTGCGGCGTGGCTGCTCTTCGCCGCCGGCGCAGAGGACGCGCTCGTAAGCGGCGCGGGCGTCTCCAGCGCGGCGGAGACCGTGGGCTTCTACTTCCCGGTCCCGGTGATCGGCGATCTGATCGCGGGCATGACCAATCCGCTGGCCTACCAGTATCTGGTGCCCGTGATGCTGCCCATGGGGCTCTTCAACATTCTGGGCTCGCTCCAGAATATCGAGTCGGCAGAGGCCGCAGGCGACAGCTACCCCACCATGCCGTCGATGGTGGTCAACGGCGTGGGCTCGGTGGCGGCGGCGGCCTTCGGTTCCTGCTTTCCTACAACAATCTATATCGGCCACCCCGGCTGGAAGGGGCTCGGCGCGCGCTCGGGTTACTCGATTCTAAACGGCGTGTTCTTCACCGTCGTGGCGCTCTTCGGGCTCACCTACTTCATCAACTCGCTGGTCCCAATGCAGGCGGGCATGGCCATCGTGCTGTGGATCGGCATCATCATCACCGCACAGGCCTTCCAGGCGACTGACCGCAACCACGCGGCCGCCGTGGCGGTGGGGCTCTTCCCGGCGATTGCCGGATGGGGGCTGCTGGTGCTGAGCCAGACGCTGGGGGCCGCGGGCTTTGCCGAGGGCGATTTCGCGCTGGCCGGTCGCGTGCTCGAAAACGAGGGCGCCTTCGCCGCCAATGGCCTGCACCTCAAAGGCCTCGTCGCCATCAGCCAGGGATTCATGATCACGTGCATGGTCTGGAGCGCCATCAGCGCGCACCTCATCGACCGCAAGTTTCGGCAGGCCATGTACTGGGCCCTGGCCGGCGGGGGCTTTGCCTTCTTCGGCTTCACCCACGCGGGAACGCTCACGCCGGCGGGCGCGCTCTACGACATCGGTTTTGCCAGCGGCTGGCGCTGGGCCGTGGGATACTGGCTCTGCGCGGCGTTCTTTTTCGCGATGGAGTTCTGGGCCGGTAAAGAAGGCGAGCACACCAATCCGCGCGAGATCTAG